The proteins below are encoded in one region of Streptomyces ficellus:
- a CDS encoding carbohydrate ABC transporter permease, which produces MTAPATGGAAAVPPAPPASRKSVTGTRRLVAAGFLLPALVLLGALVVYPIGYSVYRSFFDQAGSGFAGLDNYVEIFTDDTILTAVKNNAVWVVVAPTVATALGLIFAVLTERVRWGTAFKLLVFMPMAISMLAAGIIFRLVYEQDPDRGVANAVWVGVHDTFAESAGYPKARPLPVHPLEAAGGGAFVTKEPVRAGTPVQLPLIGVAAPDMPEDARPAKPPAPGGDGVAGTAWLDFTRGGGGRPNTIDAEELGLKGLKVEAVRDGRVVATATAGADGTFTLPREADGALLRLPESNFREQYNGVDWLGPSLVTPAIIGSYVWMWAGFAMVLIAAGLASLPRELLEAARVDGANEWQVFRRVTVPLLAPVLAVVLVTLMINVLKIFDLVFIIAPGSVQDDANVLALQLYRSSFGTDAHLGVGSAISVLLLLLVIPVMFFNIRRIRKEGRR; this is translated from the coding sequence ATGACGGCGCCGGCAACGGGGGGCGCGGCGGCCGTGCCGCCGGCGCCCCCGGCTTCGCGCAAGAGCGTGACCGGCACCCGCAGGCTCGTGGCGGCGGGTTTCCTGCTGCCCGCGCTGGTGCTGCTGGGCGCGCTCGTGGTCTACCCCATCGGGTACTCGGTCTACCGGTCGTTCTTCGACCAGGCGGGCAGCGGTTTCGCCGGCCTGGACAACTACGTCGAGATCTTCACCGACGACACGATCCTCACGGCGGTCAAGAACAACGCGGTGTGGGTCGTGGTCGCGCCGACCGTCGCCACCGCCCTCGGGCTGATCTTCGCGGTCCTCACGGAACGCGTGCGGTGGGGCACGGCGTTCAAGCTGCTCGTCTTCATGCCGATGGCGATCTCGATGCTGGCCGCGGGGATCATCTTCCGGCTGGTGTACGAGCAGGACCCGGACCGGGGAGTCGCCAACGCGGTCTGGGTGGGCGTGCACGACACGTTCGCCGAGTCGGCGGGCTATCCGAAGGCGCGGCCGCTGCCCGTGCACCCGCTGGAGGCGGCCGGCGGCGGGGCGTTCGTCACCAAGGAGCCGGTCAGGGCGGGAACGCCCGTACAGCTGCCGCTGATCGGGGTGGCCGCGCCCGACATGCCGGAGGACGCGAGGCCGGCGAAGCCCCCGGCGCCGGGCGGTGACGGGGTGGCGGGCACGGCGTGGCTGGACTTCACCCGGGGCGGCGGCGGCAGGCCCAACACCATCGACGCCGAGGAGCTGGGCCTGAAGGGCCTGAAGGTGGAAGCGGTGCGGGACGGCCGGGTCGTCGCCACGGCGACGGCGGGCGCCGACGGCACGTTCACCCTGCCCCGGGAGGCGGACGGTGCGCTGCTGCGGCTGCCGGAGAGCAATTTCCGGGAGCAGTACAACGGGGTGGACTGGCTCGGCCCGTCGCTCGTCACGCCGGCGATCATCGGCAGCTACGTCTGGATGTGGGCGGGCTTCGCGATGGTGCTGATCGCGGCCGGTCTGGCGAGCCTGCCGCGTGAACTGCTGGAGGCGGCCCGGGTGGACGGCGCCAACGAGTGGCAGGTGTTCCGCCGGGTGACGGTCCCGCTGCTGGCGCCGGTCCTGGCGGTCGTCCTGGTCACCCTGATGATCAACGTGCTGAAGATCTTCGACCTGGTGTTCATCATCGCGCCGGGGTCGGTCCAGGACGACGCGAACGTGCTGGCGCTCCAGCTCTACCGCTCGTCGTTCGGCACGGACGCGCACCTCGGGGTGGGGAGCGCGATCTCGGTGCTGCTGCTGTTGCTGGTGATCCCGGTGATGTTCTTCAACATCCGCCGCATCCGGAAGGAGGGCCGGCGATGA
- a CDS encoding ABC transporter substrate-binding protein, with translation MRTTLRTRRARRAAVVMAAVGALALAGCGDGDDGGKDGGSGPGKDPGTGAASVELPKLDGQKVQVVAVWTGPEQQAFSKVLDEFEKRTGAEVAYVPTQDAMLNYIGTKIAGGAPPDVAMLQQVGALQQAVERKWAKPAGAAAKEQLAKNYSKGWQDLGAVDGTQYGVYFKAANKSLIWYNTAAFENAGVSEPKTWKELLTTADTVSASGVTPFSIGGADGWTLTDWFENIYLSQAGPEKYDRLAKHEIPWTDPSVKQALTTLGEVFGRPNLIAGGAAGALQTEFPASVTQTFTGGDTPKAAMVFEGDFVSINIAQTEAKIGTDAKAFPFPAVGAEAPVVTGGDVAVALTDKPATQALLTFLASPDAARIWAGEGGFISPNKSLDAAAYPNDVQREIGRALIAAGDDFRFDMSDQMPQSFGGTPGKGEWKALQDFLKNPKDVAGTQARLEADAAKAYKGQS, from the coding sequence ATGCGCACAACTCTTCGGACACGCAGAGCACGCAGGGCCGCGGTGGTGATGGCGGCGGTGGGCGCGCTCGCCCTCGCCGGGTGCGGCGACGGGGACGACGGCGGCAAGGACGGCGGCTCCGGGCCGGGCAAGGACCCGGGCACCGGGGCGGCGAGCGTCGAACTGCCGAAGCTGGACGGCCAGAAGGTCCAGGTCGTGGCCGTGTGGACGGGGCCGGAGCAGCAGGCGTTCAGCAAGGTCCTCGACGAGTTCGAGAAGCGCACCGGGGCGGAGGTGGCGTACGTCCCGACGCAGGACGCGATGCTCAACTACATCGGTACGAAGATCGCGGGCGGTGCGCCGCCGGACGTGGCCATGCTCCAGCAGGTCGGCGCGCTCCAGCAGGCGGTGGAGCGCAAGTGGGCCAAGCCGGCCGGGGCGGCGGCCAAGGAGCAGCTGGCCAAGAACTACTCCAAGGGCTGGCAGGACCTCGGGGCGGTGGACGGCACCCAGTACGGCGTGTACTTCAAGGCCGCCAACAAGTCGCTGATCTGGTACAACACGGCGGCGTTCGAGAACGCGGGGGTGTCCGAGCCGAAGACCTGGAAGGAGCTGCTCACCACGGCCGACACGGTCTCGGCCTCCGGGGTGACGCCCTTCTCGATCGGCGGCGCGGACGGCTGGACGCTGACGGACTGGTTCGAGAACATCTACCTCTCGCAGGCCGGGCCGGAGAAGTACGACCGGCTGGCGAAGCACGAGATCCCGTGGACCGACCCGTCCGTGAAGCAGGCGCTGACGACCCTCGGGGAGGTGTTCGGCAGGCCGAACCTGATCGCGGGCGGCGCGGCGGGCGCCCTCCAGACGGAGTTCCCGGCGTCGGTGACGCAGACCTTCACCGGCGGTGACACCCCCAAGGCCGCGATGGTCTTCGAGGGCGACTTCGTGTCCATCAACATCGCCCAGACCGAGGCGAAGATCGGTACGGACGCGAAGGCGTTCCCGTTCCCCGCGGTGGGTGCCGAGGCGCCGGTGGTGACCGGCGGGGACGTGGCGGTCGCGCTGACCGACAAGCCCGCCACCCAGGCGCTGCTGACGTTCCTCGCCTCGCCGGACGCGGCCCGGATCTGGGCGGGCGAGGGCGGGTTCATCTCGCCCAACAAGTCGCTGGACGCGGCGGCGTACCCGAACGACGTGCAGCGCGAGATCGGCAGGGCGCTCATCGCGGCGGGCGACGACTTCCGCTTCGACATGTCGGACCAGATGCCGCAGTCGTTCGGCGGGACGCCCGGCAAGGGCGAGTGGAAGGCGCTCCAGGACTTCCTGAAGAACCCGAAGGACGTCGCGGGTACGCAGGCGAGGCTGGAGGCCGACGCGGCCAAGGCCTACAAGGGCCAGAGCTGA
- a CDS encoding FHA domain-containing protein, protein MQIRLTVLAAPTGGQAAGRACDVLVTAPAGTALAAVASGLAAAVSGADHSGTVVLHAGGERLDAQRRVLGEPPLVDGAVLSLQVPGEDHAPLDAGAARLHVVAGPDAGGVHLLHAGQIRIGRSADADVPLDDPDVSRLHCAVTVSDGGRVTVADLGSTNGTTLDGSEVGTRPVRLTPGALLRLGESSLRLTAGPPPSDGAPLPTAPDGEGHLRVTRTGGAPPAQDGPAAGPGDPRLPRQATGGPARGAAAPSGTTTTTPGSPGPSAPGGVPGTGPGGAGPEGTARVTGPQAPGTGHGAAHPGDPFDTSPTPGTAPAGGSRQATPARGTPVGRTVSGSPPGPPSGVTVGVAPGRAADRPTQTPVGPASSASPTSSASGRKRGIGAWARRLAGGRGEGAAGVPEGPLPAALAGGAAPETWPDPAAVLLTALGPGPRLWERGPGHPEALAVRLGTADRADLAAVPVTVGLREAGSLGLAGPRARLLGLTRSVVAQLAALHAPSDLEIVLISGAGRKREWSWLGWLPHVRPAHGQDCRLLLAYDREQATARTAELTRRLDDGPLGPGWASADRRAVEDAAGRHAAEYGTYTVVIVDGDPGSAALRETTARLAGAGAAAGIHLVCLAETPAASPLSPVIDTYETACAASLAFRECGAAALLSGDVATALRLMRTAGGQPAGHGTVGTVDAVSAAWAERFARALAPLRAERDEPGTATAGAWPPGTGPRARSASVPLPPSSRLLDELGLARATPASLMARWASAPDGTAVLGAGPRGPLVVDLTTEGPHLLVEGPAGSGRTELLRTVAASLAAASRPDRLGLLLVDGAGGERGDGLAPCTELPHTTEHLVASDPVRMREFAQALASELKRRAEVLGGLEFTEWHTRREVADRMVGPRRPLEQSRPADHPGQARPADGTPPSVPARPIDEVPPPLPRLVVLVDDYDALIAPALGSPGRPAAGSVVRALEAVARDGHRLGVHLVAASARPERTADTELAHRARLRVVLDAPPAAPGPEVPAPGRGRLGHPDGRVTPFQGGRVTGRIPRTATQRPTVVPLEWERMGDPPARRPVRELGNGPTDLALLASALERAARSVEAAPLPRLVPTRQA, encoded by the coding sequence ATGCAGATCCGGCTGACCGTCCTCGCGGCGCCGACCGGTGGCCAGGCCGCCGGGCGTGCCTGTGACGTGCTCGTCACCGCCCCGGCGGGGACCGCGCTGGCCGCCGTCGCCTCCGGGCTGGCGGCCGCCGTGTCGGGCGCCGACCACTCGGGCACCGTCGTGCTTCACGCGGGCGGCGAGCGGCTGGACGCCCAGCGCCGTGTCCTCGGCGAGCCGCCGCTGGTGGACGGGGCGGTCCTGTCGCTCCAGGTCCCCGGCGAGGACCACGCGCCCCTGGACGCCGGGGCGGCGCGGCTGCACGTGGTGGCCGGGCCGGACGCGGGAGGGGTCCACCTGCTGCACGCGGGCCAGATCCGCATCGGGCGCTCCGCCGACGCCGACGTCCCGCTCGACGACCCGGACGTGTCCCGCCTGCACTGCGCGGTGACCGTCTCGGACGGCGGCCGGGTCACGGTCGCCGACCTGGGCTCGACCAACGGCACCACCCTGGACGGCTCCGAGGTCGGCACCCGCCCCGTCCGCCTCACCCCGGGCGCGCTGCTGCGGCTGGGCGAGTCGTCCCTGCGGCTGACCGCGGGCCCGCCTCCCTCGGACGGCGCGCCTCTGCCGACCGCCCCCGACGGCGAGGGCCACCTCCGGGTCACCCGTACGGGCGGGGCGCCCCCGGCGCAGGACGGCCCGGCGGCCGGACCCGGCGACCCCCGGCTGCCCCGCCAGGCGACCGGCGGCCCGGCTCGGGGAGCCGCCGCACCGTCCGGCACCACGACGACGACACCCGGCTCCCCCGGCCCGTCCGCCCCCGGCGGGGTTCCCGGCACCGGGCCGGGCGGGGCCGGCCCGGAGGGCACCGCCCGCGTCACAGGCCCCCAGGCGCCGGGTACCGGCCACGGCGCCGCTCACCCCGGCGACCCCTTCGACACAAGCCCCACCCCCGGCACCGCCCCGGCAGGCGGTTCGCGGCAGGCGACTCCGGCGCGCGGGACCCCCGTGGGGCGGACCGTGAGCGGCTCGCCGCCGGGGCCGCCCTCAGGGGTGACCGTGGGGGTGGCCCCCGGTAGGGCCGCCGACCGCCCCACACAGACGCCCGTGGGCCCGGCCTCCTCCGCCTCCCCCACCTCCTCCGCGTCCGGCCGCAAGCGGGGCATAGGCGCGTGGGCGCGGCGGCTCGCGGGCGGGCGGGGCGAGGGGGCGGCCGGCGTACCGGAGGGGCCCCTTCCCGCGGCCCTCGCGGGCGGCGCCGCCCCTGAGACGTGGCCCGACCCGGCCGCCGTGCTGCTCACCGCGCTCGGCCCGGGACCGCGCCTGTGGGAGCGGGGCCCCGGACACCCGGAGGCCCTGGCCGTGCGCCTCGGCACCGCCGACCGGGCCGACCTCGCCGCCGTGCCCGTCACGGTGGGGCTCCGTGAGGCCGGGTCGCTCGGGCTCGCCGGGCCGCGGGCGCGGCTGCTCGGGCTGACCCGTTCCGTCGTGGCGCAGCTCGCCGCGCTGCACGCGCCTTCGGACCTGGAGATCGTGCTGATCAGCGGCGCGGGCCGGAAGCGCGAGTGGAGCTGGCTCGGCTGGCTGCCGCACGTGCGCCCGGCCCACGGGCAGGACTGCCGGCTGCTGCTCGCGTACGACCGGGAGCAGGCCACCGCCCGGACCGCCGAGCTGACCCGCCGGCTGGACGACGGGCCGCTCGGGCCGGGCTGGGCGAGCGCCGACCGCAGGGCCGTCGAGGACGCCGCCGGGCGGCACGCCGCGGAGTACGGGACGTACACGGTCGTGATCGTCGACGGCGACCCCGGCTCGGCAGCGCTGCGCGAGACGACCGCGCGGCTCGCGGGTGCGGGCGCGGCGGCGGGCATCCACCTCGTCTGCCTGGCCGAGACCCCGGCGGCCTCACCGCTCTCCCCCGTCATCGACACGTACGAGACGGCGTGCGCCGCGTCGCTGGCGTTCCGGGAGTGCGGTGCCGCCGCGCTGCTGTCCGGTGACGTGGCGACCGCGCTGCGCCTGATGCGGACGGCCGGCGGGCAGCCCGCCGGGCACGGCACGGTCGGCACGGTGGACGCGGTGTCCGCCGCCTGGGCCGAGCGGTTCGCGCGGGCGCTCGCCCCGCTGCGGGCCGAGCGGGACGAGCCCGGCACGGCCACCGCCGGCGCCTGGCCCCCGGGCACCGGCCCGCGCGCCCGGTCCGCCTCCGTACCGCTGCCCCCGTCCTCCCGGCTGCTGGACGAGCTGGGCCTTGCCCGGGCGACGCCCGCGTCCCTGATGGCCCGGTGGGCCTCGGCCCCGGACGGCACCGCGGTGCTGGGCGCCGGCCCGCGCGGGCCCCTGGTGGTGGACCTGACCACGGAGGGCCCCCACCTGCTGGTCGAGGGCCCCGCCGGCAGCGGCCGCACCGAGCTGCTGCGTACCGTTGCCGCGTCCCTGGCCGCCGCGTCGCGCCCCGACCGGCTGGGCCTGCTGCTGGTCGACGGCGCCGGGGGTGAGCGCGGCGACGGGCTCGCGCCCTGCACGGAGTTGCCGCACACCACCGAGCACCTGGTGGCCAGCGACCCGGTGCGGATGCGGGAGTTCGCCCAGGCGCTCGCGTCGGAGCTGAAGCGCCGTGCCGAGGTGCTGGGCGGCCTGGAGTTCACCGAGTGGCACACCCGGCGGGAGGTCGCGGACCGCATGGTCGGCCCGCGCCGACCCCTGGAGCAGAGCCGCCCGGCGGACCACCCGGGCCAGGCCCGGCCCGCGGACGGCACCCCGCCCTCCGTGCCCGCCCGCCCCATCGACGAGGTCCCGCCTCCCCTGCCCCGGCTGGTCGTCCTGGTCGACGACTACGACGCGCTGATCGCGCCCGCGCTCGGCAGTCCGGGGCGCCCCGCGGCCGGGTCGGTCGTGCGGGCGCTGGAGGCCGTGGCCCGGGACGGTCACCGGCTGGGCGTGCACCTGGTGGCGGCGTCCGCCCGGCCGGAGCGCACGGCCGACACGGAGCTGGCGCACCGGGCGCGGCTTCGGGTGGTGCTGGACGCCCCGCCCGCGGCGCCCGGGCCGGAGGTCCCGGCGCCGGGGCGCGGCCGGCTGGGGCACCCGGACGGCCGGGTGACCCCGTTCCAGGGCGGCCGGGTCACCGGCCGCATCCCGCGTACGGCGACGCAGCGGCCCACGGTGGTGCCGCTGGAGTGGGAGCGCATGGGCGACCCGCCGGCCCGGCGGCCGGTGCGGGAGCTGGGCAACGGCCCGACGGACCTGGCGCTGCTGGCGAGTGCGCTGGAGCGGGCGGCCCGTTCCGTGGAGGCGGCCCCGCTGCCCCGGCTCGTACCAACTCGGCAGGCCTGA
- a CDS encoding serine/threonine-protein kinase, with the protein MRPVGSKYLLEEPLGRGATGTVWRARQRETAGAEAAVPGQPGETVAIKVLKEELANDADVVMRFLRERSVLLRLTHPNIVRTRDLVVEGDLLALVMDLVDGPDLHRYLRENGPLSPVAASLLTAQIADALAASHADGVVHRDLKPANVLLAERDGQMHPMLTDFGIARLADSPGLTRTHEFVGTPAYVAPESAEGRPQTSAVDVYGAGILLYELVTGRPPFAGGTALEVLHRHLSEEPRRPSTVPGPLWTVIERCLSKDPDRRPSAENLARGLRTVASGIGVHATPAQIEAAEGVGALLAPDPAPAPVPEAPGAADPTQVLPSGAAQYDPSAATSVMPTSGPGGGPAGAADPTAVMPPVPPRPDGQPQPEEPHPWQSQLRAARDRNEQTQVQYLDPSQDPLRRRPQRQAPQQPPRHQQQPYPPQAQQPRQQRPPQRQQYAPPPPQAQYPPQHHQPYPPQHQQPQQQPQQRQQPQAPQPPAPRPPREPRQPRQRSANPMRIPGLGCLKGCLFTIVLFVVAGWLIWELTPLQSWVAEGKSYWQAISDGVSTVSDWISNLGSSSGGSGNTPAGQ; encoded by the coding sequence GTGCGGCCGGTAGGCAGCAAGTACCTGCTCGAGGAGCCGCTCGGACGCGGCGCCACGGGCACCGTCTGGCGAGCCCGCCAGCGGGAGACCGCGGGCGCCGAGGCGGCCGTGCCGGGGCAGCCCGGCGAGACCGTCGCGATCAAGGTCCTCAAGGAGGAGCTCGCGAACGACGCGGACGTGGTGATGCGGTTCCTGAGGGAACGCTCCGTCCTCCTCCGCCTCACCCACCCGAACATCGTGCGCACGCGCGACCTCGTCGTCGAGGGTGACCTGCTCGCCCTCGTCATGGACCTGGTCGACGGCCCGGACCTGCACCGCTACCTCCGGGAGAACGGCCCCCTCAGCCCGGTCGCCGCCTCCCTCCTGACCGCCCAGATCGCCGACGCGCTCGCCGCCAGTCACGCCGACGGCGTCGTCCACCGCGACCTGAAGCCCGCCAACGTGCTGCTCGCCGAGCGCGACGGCCAGATGCACCCGATGCTCACCGACTTCGGCATCGCGCGCCTCGCGGACAGCCCCGGCCTCACCCGTACGCACGAATTCGTCGGCACCCCCGCCTATGTGGCGCCCGAGTCCGCCGAGGGCCGCCCGCAGACCTCCGCCGTGGACGTCTACGGCGCGGGCATCCTGCTGTACGAGCTGGTCACCGGCCGCCCGCCGTTCGCCGGCGGCACCGCGCTCGAGGTGCTGCACCGCCACCTCAGCGAGGAGCCGCGCCGCCCCTCGACGGTCCCCGGCCCGCTGTGGACGGTCATCGAGCGCTGCCTCAGCAAGGACCCCGACCGCCGGCCCAGCGCCGAGAACCTCGCCCGCGGCCTGCGCACCGTCGCGTCGGGCATCGGCGTGCACGCCACGCCCGCCCAGATCGAGGCGGCCGAGGGCGTGGGCGCCCTGCTGGCGCCCGACCCCGCGCCGGCGCCCGTCCCCGAGGCGCCGGGCGCGGCCGACCCGACCCAGGTGCTGCCCAGCGGCGCCGCGCAGTACGACCCGTCCGCCGCCACCAGCGTGATGCCCACCAGCGGCCCGGGCGGAGGCCCCGCGGGCGCCGCCGACCCGACCGCGGTCATGCCGCCCGTACCGCCGCGTCCGGACGGGCAGCCGCAGCCGGAGGAGCCGCACCCGTGGCAGAGCCAGCTGCGCGCCGCCCGGGACCGCAACGAGCAGACACAGGTCCAGTACCTCGACCCGAGCCAGGACCCCTTGCGCCGCCGCCCGCAGCGCCAGGCGCCCCAGCAGCCGCCCCGGCACCAGCAGCAGCCCTACCCCCCGCAGGCCCAGCAGCCGCGGCAGCAGCGGCCGCCGCAGCGTCAGCAGTACGCGCCGCCGCCTCCGCAGGCGCAGTACCCGCCGCAGCACCACCAGCCCTACCCGCCGCAGCACCAGCAGCCGCAGCAGCAGCCGCAGCAGCGTCAGCAGCCGCAGGCGCCCCAGCCGCCGGCCCCGCGGCCGCCGCGCGAGCCGCGCCAGCCCCGGCAGCGCAGCGCCAACCCGATGCGCATCCCGGGCCTGGGCTGCCTCAAGGGCTGCCTGTTCACGATCGTGCTGTTCGTCGTCGCGGGCTGGCTCATCTGGGAGCTGACCCCGCTCCAGAGCTGGGTCGCCGAGGGCAAGAGCTACTGGCAGGCCATCAGCGACGGCGTGTCGACGGTGTCCGACTGGATCTCGAACCTCGGCAGCAGCTCCGGCGGCTCCGGCAACACCCCCGCCGGGCAGTAA
- a CDS encoding serine/threonine-protein kinase, whose product MARKIGSRYTAHQILGRGSAGTVWLGDGPEGPVAIKLLREDLASDQELVGRFVQERTALLGLDHARVVSVRDLVVDGNDLALVMDLVRGTDLRTRLDRERRLAPAAAVSIVADVADALAAAHAAGVVHRDVKPENILLDMEGPLGPGGAHPALLTDFGVAKLIDTPGRTKSTRVIGTPDYVAPEIVEGLPPRAAVDIYALATVLYELLAGFTPFGGGHPGAVLRRHVTETVVPLPGIPDELWQLIVQCLAKAPASRLRASELAARLHDLLPLVAGMPPLDVDEPDAESAPEPYEEDPYPTAPSAPRRAAVPLVPGSSTDSNRDTHTSMRVPAPDELSGGPHGTARAPRPAGGRRPGSARHKSGAVRKRRITLGIAALALVTAAGVGGYMATSEDDPGAPPQDSKQSAPSQP is encoded by the coding sequence TTGGCACGGAAAATCGGCAGCCGGTACACGGCCCACCAGATCCTGGGGCGGGGCAGTGCGGGAACGGTGTGGCTCGGTGACGGCCCGGAGGGCCCGGTCGCCATCAAGCTGTTGCGCGAGGACCTGGCGTCCGACCAGGAACTCGTCGGACGCTTCGTCCAGGAGCGCACCGCCCTGCTCGGGCTGGACCACGCGCGCGTGGTGTCCGTCCGCGACCTGGTCGTCGACGGCAACGACCTCGCCCTGGTCATGGACCTGGTGCGCGGCACCGACCTGCGCACCAGGCTGGACCGGGAACGCCGGCTCGCCCCCGCGGCGGCCGTCTCGATCGTCGCCGACGTCGCCGACGCCCTGGCCGCCGCGCACGCCGCCGGAGTCGTCCACCGGGACGTCAAGCCGGAGAACATCCTGCTCGACATGGAGGGCCCGCTCGGCCCCGGCGGCGCCCACCCCGCCCTCCTGACCGACTTCGGCGTCGCCAAGCTGATCGACACCCCCGGCCGCACCAAGTCCACCCGCGTCATCGGCACGCCCGACTACGTGGCCCCGGAGATCGTCGAGGGGCTCCCGCCCCGCGCGGCCGTCGACATCTACGCGCTGGCCACGGTGCTGTACGAGCTGCTGGCGGGCTTCACGCCGTTCGGCGGCGGCCACCCGGGCGCCGTCCTGCGCCGGCACGTCACCGAGACGGTCGTTCCGCTGCCCGGCATCCCGGACGAGCTGTGGCAGCTGATCGTGCAGTGCCTCGCCAAGGCCCCGGCGTCCCGCCTGCGCGCCTCCGAGCTGGCCGCCCGCCTGCACGACCTGCTGCCGCTCGTCGCCGGCATGCCGCCGCTCGACGTCGACGAGCCGGACGCCGAGTCCGCCCCGGAGCCGTACGAGGAGGACCCGTACCCCACGGCCCCGAGCGCCCCGCGCCGGGCCGCCGTGCCGCTCGTCCCGGGCTCGTCCACCGACTCCAACCGGGACACCCACACCTCGATGCGCGTCCCGGCGCCCGACGAGCTCTCCGGCGGCCCCCACGGCACCGCCCGGGCCCCCCGCCCCGCCGGCGGGCGCCGCCCCGGTTCCGCCCGCCACAAGTCCGGAGCGGTCCGCAAGCGCCGCATCACCCTCGGTATCGCGGCCCTCGCCCTGGTGACCGCCGCCGGCGTCGGCGGCTACATGGCGACCAGCGAGGACGACCCCGGCGCCCCGCCCCAGGACTCCAAGCAGTCGGCCCCCTCCCAGCCGTAG
- the prfB gene encoding peptide chain release factor 2 codes for MAVVDVSEELKSLSTTMGSIEAVLDLDRLRADIAVLEEQAAAPSLWDDPEAAQKITSKLSHLQAEVRKTEALRGRIDDLAVLFELAEEMDDSDTRAEAEAELVSVRKALDEMEVRTLLSGEYDEREALVNIRAEAGGVDASDFAERLQRMYLRWAERHGYSTEVYETSYAEEAGIKSTTFVVKAPYAYGTLSVEQGTHRLVRISPFDNQGRRQTSFAGVEVLPVVEQSDHVEIDESELRVDVYRASGPGGQGVNTTDSAVRITHVPTGIVVSCQNERSQIQNKASAMNVLQAKLLERRRQEEQAKMDALKGDGGNSWGNQMRSYVLHPYQMVKDLRTEFEVGNPQSVLDGEIDGFLEAGIRWRKQQEK; via the coding sequence GTGGCAGTCGTCGATGTATCCGAAGAGCTGAAGTCCCTCTCCACGACCATGGGGTCGATCGAGGCCGTCCTCGACCTCGACAGGTTGAGGGCAGACATCGCCGTGCTCGAGGAGCAGGCCGCGGCCCCGTCCCTGTGGGACGACCCGGAGGCGGCGCAGAAGATCACGAGCAAGCTTTCGCACCTCCAGGCGGAGGTCCGGAAGACCGAGGCGCTCCGCGGTCGCATCGACGACCTCGCCGTCCTCTTCGAGCTCGCCGAGGAGATGGACGACTCGGACACCCGCGCCGAGGCCGAGGCGGAGCTCGTCTCCGTCCGCAAGGCGCTGGACGAGATGGAGGTCCGCACCCTCCTCTCCGGCGAGTACGACGAGCGCGAGGCGCTGGTCAACATCCGCGCGGAGGCCGGTGGCGTCGACGCCTCCGACTTCGCCGAGCGCCTCCAGCGCATGTACCTGCGCTGGGCCGAGCGCCACGGGTACTCGACGGAGGTCTACGAGACGTCGTACGCGGAGGAGGCCGGCATCAAGTCGACCACCTTCGTCGTCAAGGCCCCGTACGCCTACGGCACGCTCTCCGTCGAGCAGGGCACGCACCGGCTGGTGCGCATCTCCCCGTTCGACAACCAGGGCCGCCGCCAGACGTCCTTCGCCGGCGTCGAGGTGCTGCCCGTCGTCGAGCAGTCCGACCACGTCGAGATCGACGAGTCGGAGCTGCGCGTGGACGTCTACCGCGCCTCCGGCCCCGGCGGCCAGGGTGTCAACACCACCGACTCGGCCGTGCGCATCACGCACGTGCCCACCGGCATCGTCGTCTCCTGCCAGAACGAGCGCTCCCAGATCCAGAACAAGGCGAGCGCGATGAACGTCCTCCAGGCGAAGCTGCTGGAGCGCCGCCGCCAGGAGGAGCAGGCCAAGATGGACGCCCTCAAGGGCGACGGCGGCAACTCCTGGGGCAACCAGATGCGTTCCTACGTCCTGCACCCCTACCAGATGGTCAAGGACCTCCGTACGGAGTTCGAGGTCGGCAATCCGCAGTCCGTGCTCGACGGCGAGATCGACGGCTTCCTGGAGGCGGGCATCCGCTGGCGGAAGCAGCAGGAGAAGTAG
- the ftsE gene encoding cell division ATP-binding protein FtsE, whose amino-acid sequence MIRFDNVSKTYPKQNRPALRDVSLEIEKGEFVFLVGSSGSGKSTFLRLVLREERTSHGTVHVLGKDLARLSNWKVPHMRRQLGTVFQDFRLLPNKTVAQNVAFAQEVIGKPRGEIRKAVPQVLDLVGLGGKEDRMPGELSGGEQQRVAIARAFVNRPMLLIADEPTGNLDPQTSVGIMKLLDRINRTGTTVIMATHDQNIVDQMRKRVIELEKGRLVRDQARGVYGYQH is encoded by the coding sequence GTGATCCGATTCGACAACGTCTCCAAGACCTACCCGAAGCAGAACCGCCCCGCGCTGAGGGACGTCTCGCTCGAGATCGAGAAGGGCGAGTTCGTCTTCCTGGTCGGGTCCTCCGGCTCCGGAAAGTCCACCTTCCTGCGGCTGGTCCTGCGCGAGGAGCGCACCAGCCACGGCACGGTGCACGTCCTGGGCAAGGACCTCGCCCGGCTGTCCAACTGGAAGGTGCCGCACATGCGCCGCCAGCTCGGGACCGTCTTCCAGGACTTCCGCCTCCTGCCCAACAAGACCGTCGCGCAGAACGTGGCGTTCGCGCAGGAGGTCATCGGCAAGCCGCGCGGCGAGATCCGCAAGGCCGTGCCCCAGGTCCTCGACCTCGTCGGCCTCGGCGGCAAGGAGGACCGGATGCCCGGCGAGCTGTCCGGCGGTGAGCAGCAGCGCGTCGCCATCGCCCGCGCGTTCGTCAACCGCCCGATGCTGCTGATCGCCGACGAACCGACCGGCAACCTGGACCCGCAGACCTCCGTCGGCATCATGAAGCTCCTGGACCGGATCAACCGCACCGGCACCACCGTCATCATGGCGACGCACGACCAGAACATCGTCGACCAGATGCGCAAGCGGGTCATCGAGCTGGAGAAGGGCCGTCTCGTACGCGACCAGGCGCGCGGCGTCTACGGCTACCAGCACTGA